Genomic window (Patescibacteria group bacterium):
TTACTGATGCCAAAACTTCTGGAGCTGTCGCATCATAAACAATGCTGGCTGACACTGCTGCTGTTTCTGCATACCAAGTATCTCGAAATTTTGCATAAACAGTTTTTGTCCCCTCGCTAGCTGATAAAGTAAAAGACTGCGAAGTTCCATATGTCGTCCATGCTGATCCAAAAGAACTGCTGTTTTCTGTTGTTGCCATTTCTAATGTATCGCTTGAAGAAGACAAACCAAGCGTTAAACTTGAAGAATTAGTGTAAGTTGCTCCAGAATTAATTATTAATGCTGCTAAAGACGGACCAGGAGTATAGGTATAAACCAAACCAGTAGCAATATCATAATTACACACTTGCGACCGATTATTAGAATCAACATCAATAGAAGTATAATAGCCAGAACTAGAAGCACCTATAGTATATGTCGCCCAAGAGCCAGACACATTAGTCGCATATTTCAAACCATTGCCAGAATAAGTAATTCTAACTTTATCATTAGAATCAATTGCCAAAGAATTATTTGATCCCACAGTGCCAGAACTGTCTAAAATTTGTACTGTCCCCCAAAAGCTGGGCCTACCAGTAATATACTTCAAATCATAACTTACATTATCAAAATAACAAATATGAACATTATCGCCGGAATCAACGCCAAGATCCATATGCGTAGAAGTATAGTCACCCATATCAACATCATCCAAAGTTTCTCTCACCCAACTCCCAGAAGAATTTGTTACAAATCGCAGATGATTATTAGTATCATCATAATAACTTATCTGCGGATAGTTATTGGAATCTAACTCAATTGCTGTATATTTTCCCATATCAGTACTTGTATCATCAACCACTTCTGTGCTCCAAGAACCATAATGGCCTTTGGCATATTTCAAATCTTGTCCTGTTGAATAATAATAAGAAATATGCGCTTCGCTGTCAGATCCAACCGCAATTGAAGTGTACCTGCCTACAACACCAGTTGCATCTACCTGTTCCGTCTGCCATGATCCAGAAACATTAGTTGCATATTTCAAAGAAGTATTATCTGTATCATAATAACTGATATGCGCTTTATTATTAGAATCCAATGCTAATGAAGAATATCTACCAACATCGGGACCGCCAAAACCATCTACTATCTCGCTTGTCCAAGAACCAGTTAAATTATTGACATATACCAAATCTTCATCACCTATAGCATAATAACAAATATGAATTTTATCATTCGTATCAACTTTTAATTCAGTGTCTGTAATATTTGCTAATATCGTAATTGTACTCGCTGACCAGTCAGCCGCTTTTACATTTTGCCCAACAAAAATTACACTAATTAAAATTAAAAATAACCACAAAATTTTTCGCATACTTTTTTATTAATTAGTAGTGATATTCCTGCCTGATAACAGTCAGGTATAACAAAATTTGCGTAAATTCACAATTATCTTCCGATTGCATAATATCTTTCCGAATAATTAAATGGCGAACTTAAATAAATCATAAAAGTATTTTTTTTAGTATTCGGCTTGACTTGCAAATCCGCCCATTCTCTTGATTCAGAATTATATAATTTTAGATAAAGATTTTTCTCTTTCAAACCTTTTACCTTTTTCTTTAAAGCCTTAAATTCTTTATTAGTATAAGAAAATACTAATTTTAATTTTACTGGTTTGCTAGAATTATATTTTTGATAATCAGTTTTAATTTTCCAATATTTCTTTATCAAATTATGCTTTGCGTCAACAAAAAGTTTCGTATACTTTTTTTGCCTCTCAACCAAAAAATATCTTTTTGTCTTTTTAAAACTTTTTGGAAATTTTTTGAAAGTCAAATTTAATTCTCTTGCATAATATTTTTTATTTTTTTTCTTGATTTTAACTTCATTCTTTTTCTTGGATTTTTTTGTTGTAAATTTTGGATTGCCAACATATTTAACAATTTGTGAAACAACATCTGATTCAGCATGCCAAGCATCTCTATATTTTACATAAACAGTTTTCTTGCCTTTTTTTGCTGGCATTTTAAATGTCTTATCAGCCAAATAACTTTGCCAAGTTTTGTTTGAAAAATCAGATTTTGTTGACACAATCATTTCGACCGGACTTTCAGTCAAAGAAGATGTAATATGAATTTTTCTATAAGCAGAATATTTACGTCCATAATTTATTTCTGTTATTTGATTTGAAGGACCAGGAGTATTAGCAAGTTTTAATTTCTCGCTTGTCTGATCATAATATGCGATATAGGCTCTGTTTTTTGAATCCACATCCAAAGATGGATAACCAACAACATCGCTGTCATTCAAAGTATTTTTTACAAAAGAATCAGTTACATTGCTCATATAGCCTATCCAATTTCCTCCTCCAACTGTTCCGCCATAATAACTTAAACGAACCTTATTATCAGAATCTAAAGCTAAAGAATTATTAAATGCTGTAAAATCAGGCAAGATTTCACTATCCATATCGCTTATCGTCCAATTACTGTCTGCCGTTGTTTTAGTCGCATATTTAAGCGTCGTATTAGGATTAGCTAAATACAAATAAGCCAAATGTGCTGTATTATTGCTATCAAACTTCAAAGAATTAAAATAACCAGTTCTATAAGTACTATCAATCGCGCTCAATACCCAACTGCCGGAAACATTAGTCGCATATTTCAAATAATCATTTGTCCCTTCAAAATAAGCAATATGAACTTTATTATTAGAATCAATAGCCAGAGAATTAAACGTTCCACTATTATCAACCGTATCCAAAGTCTCATAAACCCAATCACCAGTAACATTAGTCGCATATTTCAAATGATCATTAGTACCATCATAATAAGCAATATGCGCCTTATTATTTGAATCCAAGGCTAAAGACGGATATGAACCAGCTTCAATTGTCGGATCTAAAATTGTTACTTGCCAAGAACCAGAAGCATTAGTCGCATACCGCAATTGATCTTCAATCATAGCATAATAAGCCAAATAAAAATTATTATTAGAATCAACTGCCGAAGAAATAAATAATCCTGCATAAAGAGTATCATCAACAGTCTGTTGCTCCCAAGCCCCAGAAGCATTTGTAGCATACTTTATTTTATGATCAGTATTATCAAAATAACCAATATAAATCTTATCATTACTGCCAACTTTTAAAGAAACAACAGCCGCACCTTCTGACACCATTGGCACGTTTCCCATATCAGCCACATCGCTAAAAACCCAATCAGCAGCCTTAACATTTTGGCCAAAAATAAACAAAGTAAAAACAACAATCAAAATTAACAATCCTTTTTTCATTATTTTATTTTAATTAACTTTTAACTTTAGATTTTAGACTTTTAACTCACCTATCTGCCGATAGCATAATATCTTTCCGAATAATTAAATGGCGAATTTAGATAAATAATAAAAGTATGATTAGTTGTATCAGGTTTAACTTGTAAATCAGCCCAACTATCAGATTCAGAAACATAATATTTCAGATGCAAATTCTTTTCTTTTAATCCTTTAACTTTCTTTTTCAAAACTTTGAATTCATCGCTAGTATACTGAAATACTAATTTTAATCTAACTTGCTTGCTTCCTGTATATTTATTAAAGTCAGTATTTACTTTCCAATATTTTTTTAACAAATTGTGCTTTGCATCTGCAAAAAGTTTTGTGTATTTTAATTGTCTTTCAATTAGAAAATATCGCTTTGTATTTTTGAATTTAGTTGGATATTTTTTGAATTTAAGCTTTAGATCTCTTGCGTAATAAGTTTTATTCTTTTCTTTAACTTTCACTTCATTAGATTTCCTTGCTTTTTTTGTTACAAACTTTATTGGATTGCCAGTATATTTTACTTCTTGAGAAACAACATTAGATTCAGCATGCCAAATATCTCTGAATTTCATATAAACAGTATTTTCACCTTTTTCTGATGGCATTCTAAATGTTGTATCAGCTGAATATGTTTTCCAAGTTTTATCTGAAAAATCAGATTTTGTTGAAACGATCATTTCTGTTGGAGTTCCTGCAACTGTTGATTTTATATTAATATTTCTTGTTGCTGAATAATTTCTACCATTATTTATTTCAGAAGAAGTGATACTTGGACCAGGAGTGAAAGCATAATTCAAATCATTATCAGTAGTATTATAATATGAAATATGAATACGATTATTTGAATCTACGTCAAGTGAAATTTGATTATAGTATCCAAATAATACCACTATGTATGATCCAACATTATCAATCACATTATATGTCCATGACCCTGAAGTATTAGTTGCATACTTTAATTGTTGCTCAGTAACATCATAATAACCAATATGTACACCATTATTGTTATCAACAGCTATCGAAGTATTATATCCTGCTTGATTTGCCGTATCCAAATTCGTTGCAACCCAAACACCAGTAGAATTAGTAATGTATTTCAAATCTAAATTTGTAGCATCTAAATAACTAATATGGATGCTATTGTTAGTCCCAATCGCCAAAGAAGAATACCATCCAGCCTCAACTGAATTATCTAAAGTACTTGTTGACCAAACACCAGACAAACTATTCGTCGCATATTTTAGAGTACTATTAGTTTCATCACGATAACTAATATGCGCAAACCCATTTGAATCAATACCAAGCGAATTAAAAATGCCCACATCACCAACTGAATCAACTGTTGTCAACACCCAAGAACCGGTTGCATTAGTTGCATATTTTAAATCACTATTAGTTGAATCATAATAGCTAATTTGAACCGCATTATTTGCATTCAATACTATTGATGTATTATTTATATCAAAAATACCTACTGTAATAGTACCTGAATTATCAACAGTTGTAGCAACCCAAGAACCAGAAGCATTTGTGGCATATTTCAAATTACTATTAGTATCATCAATATAACTAATATGAGATTTGTTATTACTATCAATTGCTATTGAAACACCTTCGCCTACGTTTCCTGCACTATCTACAGTTGTAATAGCCCACGAACCTGACTCATTTGTTATATATTTCAAATCATTAGTACCAACTTCAAAATAAGCAATATGCACAAAGCCATTATGATCAACAGCAATCGCATTATCAGCGCCAGTATTTACAGCATCGATTGAAGATTTCTGCCAATCCGCAGCCTTCACATTTTGGCCAAAGATAAACAAACCAACAATGGCCAGACAAATTAATAAATACTTCCGCATAATTTTTTTGTTTTAAATTTTTAAATTTCTGAAACTAAATTTATATAAATTATATATTATTTACCAATTGCATAATATCTTTGCGAAAAATTAAACGGAGATTTCAAATAAACCGTAAAAGTATTTTTCTTTGTATTGCGTTTAGCTGACAAATTAGTCCACTTTTTTGATTTCAAATTATATGCTTTTAGATATAAATTCTTTTCTTTCAACCCTTTTACTTTTTTCTTTAATTTTTTAAATTCTTTTTTAGAATATGAAAATACTAATTTTAATTTAACATTCTTACTTAATTTATATTTTGAAAAATCAGTATTAATTTTCCAATATTTTTTTAACAAATTATGCTTTGCATCCACAAAAAGTTTTGTAAATTTCTTTTTTCTCACAACCAAAAAATATCTTTTTGTTTTTTTAAAAGCTTTTGGATATTTTTTGAAAGTCAAATTTAATTCTCTAGCATAATATTTTTTATTTTTCTTTTTAATCCTTACTTCATTTTTTTTCTTCGCTTTTTTTGTAACAAACTTTGGATTACCGACATATTTGACATTAAAAGATACAACAGCAGATTCAGCACTATAGACATCTCTAAATTTAACGTAAATTGTTTTTATGCCTTTTTTTGAAGGCATTTTAAAAATCGTATTAGCCAAATAACTGCTCCAAATCTTATTAGAAAAATCAGACTTTGTCGAAACAATCATTTCAGTAGGACTGCCAGAAACTGAAGATGCAATATTAATTTTTCTATAAGCTGAATAATCCCTTCCATTATTTATTGTTATTGTTTGAACTGAAGGTCCAGGAGTATAAGTATAATTCAAACTAGTATTAACTAAACCAGCACTAGTTTTAAAATAAATAACATGTGTTCGATTCATTGAATCTATTCCTAACGATATTGGACGATAATATGCATTAAAAGTTTCAAAAGAAAACAAAAGACTGTACGATCCAGTATCCTGTTGATTATAAATTGACCATTGTCCAGAAACATTTGTCGCGTATTTTAATCTGCCATTTAAAATATCATGATAAGCAACATGCAATTTATTATTATCATCAATTTTTAATGAAGGATAATAGCCCACTTGACCTGCACTGTCATTATCAATAACACTTGCAACCCATGCTCCTGAAATATTAGTAATATATTTTAAATCAGAGTTAGTATAATCCAAATAAGCAATATGAATTTTATTATTTGAATCAATCGCTATGGAAGACTGAAGACCTACCGATCCATTAGAATCTAAAACTACAGATAGCCAAGAACCACTATCATTAGTAATATATTTTAAATCGGAATTAGTAGTATCACGATAAGAAATATGCACCTTATTATTTGAATCCAATGCCAAAGAAGAACTACCTCCAACATCAGTACTAGAATCTATTGTTTCATTTGCCCATGAACCAGACACGTTTGTCGCATATTTCAAATTGCTATTATCTGAATCATAATAGCTTACATATATTTTTTTATTTCCATCCAAAGCCATTGATACTTGTCCCAAGCCAATAGTTCCACTATTATCAATTATCTCGAAAACCCATGTTCCATTAACATTATTCGCATATTTTAACCAATCATTCGTTCTATCTTCATAAACAATATATACTTTTCCATTAACATCTATTCCCAAAGAAGAATTACCAACATTAACAGAGTTATCAACAATTTCTGCCATCCAAGTACCAGAAGAATTAGTCGCATATTTCAAATCAGAATTAGTATTATCAAAATAACTAATATGAACTTTGTTATTTTGATCAATTGCTAATGCATTAACACTTCCAGCAGATGCCTCCAATTCCTGCGACTGCCAATCAGCAGCCAAAACATTTTGGCCAAACAGAAACAGACCAACAATGGCCAGACAAATTAATAAATACCTCCGCATAATTTTTTTGTTTTTATTCCACCAAAGTTCCGCAGAACGTAGGTGGATTAATTTTTAAAAACTTAAAATAAACTATTTTATTCCAATCCCAAAAGTCCTTTTGCTAAAAGAAATTGGAGAATCAATTATTAAAGTAAAAGTTCTCTTTTTTAAATTTAAAGTTGCAAATGAATTTTTCCACTTTTTCTTTAATTTATTGTAATATAATAATTTCAAATCACTTTGTTTTAATGTCTTATTATTCTTTTTTAATTTTTTGAATTCTTTTTTAGAATAATTAAAAGTCACTTTTAATCTGAAATTATTCTTGGCTTTTTTATAAGTATATTTATTTAAATCATCTGTCACTAGCCAATATTTTTTTAATAGCTTATTTTTGTCTATTTTCTTAAAATAGTTACTGAATAATTTTGATTGAACAAAATATTTTTCTTTTTTTAAATTTTTTGGATATTTTGTCATTACAAAATTCAAATCTCTCGCAGAATAAACCTTGCCTTGCTTTTTCAACAAAACTTCATTAACTTTTCTAGCCTTTTTTGTTACAAATTTTGGATTTTTAATGTATCTAATTGTCTTTGTTAAAGCACCTGATTCAGCAAACCATTGATCTCTGAAATTGACATAAACTGTTTTTGTTCCATCAACTTTTGATAAAGTAAAAATCTTTGATGTATCATAAGCTTCCCAATTTGCATTTGCAAAATCAGCATTTTCAGAAATTATCATTTCAGTTGGACTGCCTGCTGAAGATAAAGACAATGCTACTGTTCTTAAGGCAGTATATGCTTTATTAGAATTAATCTTTAAACTTGTATTTGTTGGTCCCATAGAAGCAGCGTATTTTAAATCGCCATTTGTATGATCCTGATAAGCAATATGAATTCTATTTAGATCATCAACCTTAATTGAAGTTTGAAAACCTAAAATTAAAGTATCGCTTCCTTGATCAACAATATATTTCTGAAAGGTTCCTGAAATATTTGTCGCATATTTCAAAGAATAATTTGGATAACCATCATGATAACTAATATGAGCATAATTATTTTTATCCAAGCTCAAACTAGAAAACATTCCAGTCAATCCTCCTGCTAAAACTGCAGTATCAATTGTTGTTTTCTGCCAACTTCCAGATAAATTTGTAATATATTTCAAAGCTTGCACTCCGCCATCATAATAGCTAACATGCACTTTATTATTTGTATCAACAGCAATTGAAGAATATTGTCCAACTCCTCCATTATCAATTGCTGAGCTTAAAAAAGATCCTGATTCATTTGTTGCGTATTTTAACCATTGATTACTGCTATCATAATAGCTAATATGAGCTTTGCCATTTGAATCAACTGCAATTGATGTATTGCTTGTAGAAGATAATGTTTCTACATCGTAGAAAAACCAAGTTCCAGATGACTTGATTGCATATCTAACTTTTGATCCATTATAATAGCTAATATTCAATCGATCACTTGAATCAATCGCCATATCCACAAAAGTCCCGCCCAAAGCATCTAAAACAGAATTTCCCCAATTTCCTCCAGCATTTGTGGCATATTTCAAATCATCATTTACAGCATCATAATAAGCAATATGAATTTTGTTCGCTGAATCAACCACTAAAGAAGGATAAAGCCCAACCATTACTGAACTCTCGTCAATTATCGTAATTTGAAAACTGCCAGAACTATTAGTCGCATATTTTAATTTACCATCACCAAGATATGCAATATGAACATATCCTAACGAATCAACACTAATTGATGTTCCATCTCCAGCAAAACCAGTTGCATCAACTGTTGTTTTTTGCCAATCTGCTGCCAACACAGTATGACCAAACAACATCAGGCAAAACATTGCCACCAAAATTAATAATTTCTTTTTCATGATTTTCCCTCGTCCGCCATGCTTCTTCGCTTAAGCGAAGAGCGAAGGCGGATATTAAATAGTAATTATTTTAAAATTTATTTTTTTCCTATTGCATAATAAATTTCATTCCAAGATATCGGCGAAATCAAAGTGATAGCAAATGTCCTATTTTTCACAGAATGTACGGCATTTAAATTATGCCATTTCTTTTCTTTAACATTATAATATTTTAAAACCAAACTACTTTCTGACAAACCTTTATTTCTATTTTTTAAAGTCTTGAATTGCTTTTTTGTATATTTAAAAACAAATTTAGTTTTAAAATTATCAGCTAATTTATATTTATTAAAATTACCTTTTATTTTCCAATATTCTTTAATCAAATTTTTCTTGGCTGCAATATAAGTTTTTGAATATTTTCTATATCTTTTTACTTGCCAAGAATATTTTGCTTTTTTCAAACCTTTTGGCAATTTCAAAAATTTTAAATAAAATTTTTGAGCAGTATATTTTTTATTTTTCTTTTTTATTAAAATTTCTTTGCTTTTTGCATTTTTTGTTACAAAAGTTGGATTTGGCAAATATTTAATTGAATCAGAAACAGTTGCTGATTCCGCATACCATTGATCTCGAAATTTTACATAAATAGTCTTTTTGCCAACCCTAGAAGACATTTCAAAAACTTTATTCACATTATATGTTTCCCATTCTGCTCCAGCAAAAGTAGAATATTCAGACAACATCATTTCTGTTGGATTGCTAGTTGCAGATAAAACCAAATCAACATCTTTAAAATTTGTATATTTTTTACCTGCTTCTATTACAACTTCTGGACTTATTGGACCAAGTACATCAGCAAATTTTACTTCACCATCCCAAGGAGAATAAGTATGCAGATAAAATAGACCAACGTAAAGTCTGTTTGAAGAATCCATAGCCAAAGAAATTGGCTGTTCAGCTGTATGAATTGCATCTCCAATATCACTAACAGCTACAGTTGAAAAACTTGTCCCAACATTATTTGCCAGCTTAAAATCAAAGTTATCCACATCATAATATCCAATTCTTACTCTTGAATTGCTATCAACTACTAGAGAAGAATATATTCCAACATCTCCAGCAGTATCAACTGTCGAATTTGACCAATAGCCCAACATATTATTTGCGTATTTCAAATCTCGATTCCCGCGATCATAATAACTAATATGAACGAAATCACTATCGTCAATTTTTATTGAACTAAACTCACCAACATTACCGCTATCAACGGTTTGAGCCACAAAATTTCCAGAAGAATTTGTAATATATTTTAAAGATAGATTTGCCGAATCATAATAACTGATATGGACTTTATTGTAATCATCAACAGTTAATGAAGAAAATAGTCCGACAAAAGTACTACTGCTATCTATTGTTGATAATGTAAAACCAGTTCCATTAGAATTTGTTGCGTATTTTAAATCGTCATTTGTTAAATCATAATAACTAATATGCACATAACCTAATGAATCAACACCAATCGAATCATACATACCAACTTCGCCTGTTGTATCAATTGATGATGCTGCCCACACTCCAGAAGCATTAGTCGCATATTTCAAATCAGAATTAGCATAATCATAATAACTAACATGCGCCTTATCATTATAATCTATTGCAATTGATGGATACTGTCCCAAACCAGAACCAAGATCAATTGTTTCACTCACAAAACTGCCAGATGCGTTTGTTGCATATTTTAGATAATAAGTTGCACCAGTTGTCTCTAAATAAACCAGATGCGCTTTGCTATTTGAATCCAAAGCAATTGCCACAATAGGACCAACACCTACTCCTCTCGACAATGACTCAAATTGCCAATCCGATGCCTTTGCTTGACCAAAAAAACAAAAGACACAAGACAACGTTGCAAAAACCACTCCTAAAATTAGAGATTTTTTTCTCATTATTTTTGTTTTTTATTTTAATAAATTTTAATTACTGATATCTTAACATTTTTTTACCTATTTAACAAAAAAGCTATCCACTGCCAAAATTTACATTATGCCAATAATAATGTATAATAAAATTAATCAAATATCATTTTTAAAAACAGAATTAAAATTAGAAAAAGTATTTGCATTATTTGCATATTCGCAATATTTGCATAAATTCGTATATTTGTATTATGCCTAAACAATCTTTTTTCGCAAGATTTTTACAATCAAAACAAGTTGCTGACAATCCTACGCCGCCAAAACCACCAGTTGGACATCTGCCAACTCCAAAGACTTCTCAGCCAGATCCAGCTCCAATCCAAGTTCAACAGCAACAACAACCACAACCTCAACAAAATTCTTCTCAATCTTCACAAGATAGTCAAGAAAATTACGAAGGCCAGCTTGCTATTGATGTTTATCAAACTCCTCAAGAAATAGTTATTAAATCAACAATTGCTGGTGTTAATCCAGAAAACATTGACATCAATATCGATAATGACATGGTTACAATCAAAGGCGAAAGAAAAAATATCACTGAAGCAAAAGAAAATGATTATTATTATCAAGAATGTTATTGGGGCTCTTTTTCAAGATCAATTATCTTGCCAGAAGAAGTCGTTGCTGATAATGCTGTTGCTGAATTAAAAAATGGAATTCTGACAGTCAGATTACCAAAAGCAAATGCCGTTAAAACCAAAAAAATAGAAGTCAAAATGGCGAGCGATACAGTGACTAGTAATCAATAACTAGCAACAAGAAATCCAATTGCCAATTACTAATTTTTCTAGTTACTTGTTACTTGTTAATACATTATATTTACCCGAGCTACAGCTCGGGATTATTATTGTTTTTTATTCTTTACAAATTAAAAAATAGCTGTTATATTATTTCATTAAGATTTCAATATTTTTTTGTTTATAATGCAAACGATAAAAGTAATTTTAGATCGATTTTTCGATGATTCCGTAATATTAATTACCGAATCTGGCAAACAAATTTTATGGCCAAAAGACAAGCTTCCAGAAGAAGCAGAACTTGGTCAAACTTTGAATTTGACTTTAAATATAAATTCGCCTGCAATAAATTTTGTTAAAAAAAATAAAGATAATGCAATTCAAATACCGCAAGATCATACCAAAATCGCCAAAGCAATTTTAGAAGAAATCTTAAATAGCAACGAACAAGAAATCTTAAAATAGTACCCTAAACAAAAGGAGAACCGAAGTGGAACAATCAGAAGGATACGCGATCTTTGATTTTAATTTAGATCCTTCAAAAAGAAGTAAATGGTCAACTGGTTCTTTTCTTGAACCAAATTCTCCATTCTTTTCAAAACATGTAGAAATCGGAATTAGCCAACGCAATTCACAATCGCGACCAGACTCTCAACATTTTCACCGCGAAACCAAAGAATTTTATTTGGTTATTTCTGGACAACTTGTTCTGCAAATCAACAATAAAACAATTATCCTAAAACCTCTTGAAATGGTTGTTGTTTTACCTAATTCAATTCATGCAGTAATAAAAGCAGTTGATGACACAAAATTCATTGTCATCAAATCACCTTCGGGACTTAATGACAAAGTAATCGTTCCCTAAACACCTACTCTCGTAGGTTTTTTTATTTCAATATTCAAATCATAATTCTTTATTCTTTATTCATAATTCTCATGCTAGAATAATTTAATGCCTAAAAAAATATTTAAAACTTTTTTTATAATTTCAATCATTTTCTTAACCACGTTAAGCCTTTCTTTAATTGTCTTAAATTTTTATTACAAAGATAAATTTTATCCAGGTACAACAATTGCTAATTTTAATGTTTCTGGAAAAACAAAACAACAAGCAACTGATTTTTTAAATAATAAATTAGAAGAATTTAATCAAGGAATTAGTTTTGTTAATAAAGATTATAACCAAAAAATAAAACCAGAACTTTTTGGCGTTGAAATTGATTTAGAAAAAACAATCAATCAAGCTTTTGATAAAACAAATTCTGGAAGCAAACATAATCGAAGTTTCAATATCATTAAAACTTTAATTTTAAAAGATCATAATAATTTAATTTATTCGATCCAATCAAATAAATTAGAAAATTTTTACAATCAAGAATTATCCAAATTAGACCAGCAAAAAAAAGAGACCAACATCTCTTTTCAAAAAAATAATTTAAAAATAATTTCTGGAAATTCGGGCTTTTCTTTAAACAAGCAATTTTTAACAAGCTTAATAAATTCCAGAATTAAAAATTTATCAGCTGACGAAATAAATGTTCCATTTCAAAAAATCAATCCTGAAAATAATAAAAAAATAATTTTTAAAACAAGTCTTGAAGCCAAAAATATTGTTTCACAAAAAATTATTTTGCAATACGAAAAAGATAAGTGGATAATTGACCAAGATACGTTAAAATCCTGGGCTAATTTTGCTGTTCAAAAAACACCAATTACTAGTTATCCAAGTCTAAATAAAAATTATCCAGTACAAAATCTAATTTATAATTCTTTATCAACTAAACAAAAAAATAATTTTCAAGATCAACTAGTTGCCTATTTTGACCGACAAAAAATCGGCGATTATTTATCAAAAGAAATTGCGCCAAAAATCAATCAAGCTCCTCAAAATATCCGCTTGCAAATGCAAAATAATGAATTAACAATTTTTCAGCCTGCCAAAAAAGGCAAAGAATTATTAATCGAAGGCAATCTAAAAAATATTATTGATAATATCAAAAATCAAAATACCAAAATTAAATTATTAACCAAATCTTTAGGCGCTGAAATTAACAAAAAAAATATCAAAGAACTTGGCATCAAAGAATTATTAGGCAAAGGCGAATCAAATTTTTCTGGAAGTCCTACCAATCGCATTCAAAATATTACTGTTGCCGCCCAAAAACTGAATGGTATTTTAGTAAAACCAAATGAAGAATATTCTTTAGTTAATAATTTAGGCGAGGTCAATGC
Coding sequences:
- a CDS encoding VanW family protein; its protein translation is MPKKIFKTFFIISIIFLTTLSLSLIVLNFYYKDKFYPGTTIANFNVSGKTKQQATDFLNNKLEEFNQGISFVNKDYNQKIKPELFGVEIDLEKTINQAFDKTNSGSKHNRSFNIIKTLILKDHNNLIYSIQSNKLENFYNQELSKLDQQKKETNISFQKNNLKIISGNSGFSLNKQFLTSLINSRIKNLSADEINVPFQKINPENNKKIIFKTSLEAKNIVSQKIILQYEKDKWIIDQDTLKSWANFAVQKTPITSYPSLNKNYPVQNLIYNSLSTKQKNNFQDQLVAYFDRQKIGDYLSKEIAPKINQAPQNIRLQMQNNELTIFQPAKKGKELLIEGNLKNIIDNIKNQNTKIKLLTKSLGAEINKKNIKELGIKELLGKGESNFSGSPTNRIQNITVAAQKLNGILVKPNEEYSLVNNLGEVNAEAGYLPELVIKEDKTIPEYGGGLCQIATTNFRAALNSALPITERQSHSYAVQYYDPQGTDAAIYIPHPDLKFYNNTKNYILIQTSIFNDILTFEFYGTNDGRSVRFEGPEYWDQKPDKSFKAKYSQIITYPDKTEKKSTFFSYYDNPDKYKH
- a CDS encoding cupin domain-containing protein produces the protein MEQSEGYAIFDFNLDPSKRSKWSTGSFLEPNSPFFSKHVEIGISQRNSQSRPDSQHFHRETKEFYLVISGQLVLQINNKTIILKPLEMVVVLPNSIHAVIKAVDDTKFIVIKSPSGLNDKVIVP
- a CDS encoding Hsp20/alpha crystallin family protein — its product is MPKQSFFARFLQSKQVADNPTPPKPPVGHLPTPKTSQPDPAPIQVQQQQQPQPQQNSSQSSQDSQENYEGQLAIDVYQTPQEIVIKSTIAGVNPENIDINIDNDMVTIKGERKNITEAKENDYYYQECYWGSFSRSIILPEEVVADNAVAELKNGILTVRLPKANAVKTKKIEVKMASDTVTSNQ
- a CDS encoding chitobiase/beta-hexosaminidase C-terminal domain-containing protein, with translation MRKILWLFLILISVIFVGQNVKAADWSASTITILANITDTELKVDTNDKIHICYYAIGDEDLVYVNNLTGSWTSEIVDGFGGPDVGRYSSLALDSNNKAHISYYDTDNTSLKYATNVSGSWQTEQVDATGVVGRYTSIAVGSDSEAHISYYYSTGQDLKYAKGHYGSWSTEVVDDTSTDMGKYTAIELDSNNYPQISYYDDTNNHLRFVTNSSGSWVRETLDDVDMGDYTSTHMDLGVDSGDNVHICYFDNVSYDLKYITGRPSFWGTVQILDSSGTVGSNNSLAIDSNDKVRITYSGNGLKYATNVSGSWATYTIGASSSGYYTSIDVDSNNRSQVCNYDIATGLVYTYTPGPSLAALIINSGATYTNSSSLTLGLSSSSDTLEMATTENSSSFGSAWTTYGTSQSFTLSASEGTKTVYAKFRDTWYAETAAVSASIVYDATAPEVLASVKKGTYKNIKKVALSATDALSGVDKIYYTTNGKKPKTTSDVYSKKIVVSKDMTLKFMAIDNAGNQSSVVSKKYVIKKAKFVTKKANDKTVKIKGKNHNYFANDFDFVFKKYSKSLKKYNYYWQVQRFKKYPITYVNAENMLLKKNWLITTDLNQLSDSFKIKVIFYYTKKEFKVLKKKMTGLKESDLHLKLYDVELREWSDLDARQNNKENTFTIYLNSPFDFSERYYAIGR